In Rhodamnia argentea isolate NSW1041297 chromosome 1, ASM2092103v1, whole genome shotgun sequence, the genomic window ttctcaACACAGCTGAAAGCAATTACCATGGAGTTTTGTACCGCCGCGCAGCGATTTCTAAACAGACAATCGAGGCTTCTCTCTGCGACTTGAGAAATCTCTTATGTtcgtcctcttcttccttcctgATCTTGGCGGCCgcatctttctttccctttggattttcttctttcttcgctTTACTCGGGATAAGCGCATCAAGCCCAAATGGGTCAAGCTCTTCCCCATTATTGGCTCCCAAACGATTATCAGGAGGCAGCTCCTGATTCCCTGGCAGGTCAGTTGATGCTTTCTCAGCTTCAAGAGCTGCAGCTTCCTCTATGTCATCAGCCTCTGTAGCAACTGGTAGATTGGATATGATGTCTTTTATTCTTCCAGCAGTTTTGGAGAACTTATGGTATGTCCCAGGAAAGAAAAGGCCATACGAATAAGATAAGATAGTCCATCAGTTTCAACCAAAAACAGACGAAATGGTTTGTctaaaagaatgattttttcAGCAATAGCAAGGATATTGAAAGGACCTTCAAAGTTGCAACACTGTatcgaaagaaaagaatattcaGGTGTCCTACGAAACATGCATGCTTACCAGGAAATGCTCTTGAACAACTTAAAAGGAGGCCATTTAAGATAGGAAATAACACCACCGGGATAAAATTATATTACAGCTCACAGTGGAACCGCATAAGAAAACTGCagtagtaaaatttaacggaccGCAGCATTCCAACATTAGAGTTTACAATGCGGGATACGCACAGGCATATACTgttaattttcttaaaagttacaTGTAAACAAATTGGAATTACTTTCgtaatatatgaaaataaagTTCATAACAATTGTATTATAATGAGAAAAACTTCTTTACAGAAAGAGGATTAGTCAAATTACTAGATATTGTAAGAATAATCTAACACTGCTACTTCCTGCTATCCAATGAAAAATCAATTATATTTATGTGTTAATATGTCATGATATAATCATaacttttgatattttgatataCAACTGATAAATGACACATCACGTCATTAATTAACCAATGAAAATACGTTGAGTTAATTGGAAATTGAAGTTCTTTTTTCTGAGTATTATATGGCAAGTAATTTATACATGTATATTACATTATGTTCCCAAAGACCGAGTATTTTTTCGTACATTCAGCAAAGATGCGCATGACAGAAGTTCCATAAAAAATCACGTGATTTACACATATACATGCAAAAGTACGACCTGTTTGCTAacaaagggttttttttttttttttttttttttggtccaagtttGCTAACAAAGGGTTAAAAGGGGTGGAAATGAGCGATCAATGCAGCTACCAACTCTCCGCATTACCATAAGGGCGTTACCAATGATGCTAAACGAAGACAATATTAGCACTACCATAAATCGGACTACTACCATAGAGAGCCAACACAACTGGAAGATTCCTTACTATGGGAGACCATCAATAAGAGACTTAAAGTCATTCCTGAGAAAAACCGAAACTTAAATGGCCACCAACAGATGCTGCACAATTGACAATAACTTGCCTTAGATACAGTGACAAATAACAATGCAAGCATGAACTTTGAACTAGAACGAGATAAATCCAAAGGCAAAGACAAAAGTCGTACCACGAAGCTGTCATCAGTGAACAGATCATTTGCCACCACTGCCTGAATTGTCCATGTAGTCAACTGATTTTTTTGCTCATCACTTAAATGCTGGAAGAAAACAATAAGGTAGTAGCATCTTTAGGGATTTTTTGTCATAATAACCCTGAGATATCAAACTCCATTAATAATAGGAGCCATGTCCATACCTCAGCTGCATCTTGTGCCGCAGAGAACAATGCATGATAATCTGACCGCACTGATTGATCAGTACAAGCAGTTGGCGAAGACATTGCAGCTGCGAGTATTGCAAAGAAGTAATCCCTTGTTCCCGGCTTCACGCTCCCTGCCTGTATCAACTGTATGGCGAGCTTTGACGCCTTGCCGAGCTTTGTGGGATTTCGAATGTGAGATGCTATTTTCTTCATGGCATCTATGACTTGAGCTTCCGAGGCATCAGTATGGGTCTTGAACCTCAAACGTTTCCCCGACTCGGCACCTAAACATGAATGACGAGTCATTCATATCGATCCATGACAACACAAACGCCATTGTCAGCACAAGTACAAATTTTCTCAGATGAAATACCTCCAGATTTTGAAGTCCTTCCAATAACTTGATTACTTGAACAAACACAAAAGTTCTTTCAGCCGCTAGGGCTGGCAAATCAATGGGACCAACGCCAGCACAAGCCAAAACAATTTCAGTCGTGTGACAGGTTCCACCAGAAAAACAATTCACAACCCTCGAAAAGAGAGAGACCCATCAAGGATCAAACTCAAACGGAGCACTTATAATGCATCGACGACAAAATGATGAAGCCTAGAGCACTGAACAAGCGatacccataaaaaaaaaaaaaagaacaacagaTAGTACCGACCATCTACAGGAAACGAGTTATGTAGTTCTTTGAACGCAGGATTTGAGTACCTGGAGGGTTGGTGGGCTCATCGGACTTGGGGCGCTTGAGGGCGCTCTTGAGAGCAGGAGGTGGAGCTGGAACAGGGGATGGGGCGCTGTCCTTTTTgcgaggagaagaagagggaatCTGAAGAACGCCTCGTGCTCCTCCTCCTTGCTGTTCTTGCTCTCGAGCTTGGGCTTCTTGTGGGTTCGAAGAAGGTGGCGGTAACCCTTCGAACAGATCTTCCACCATTTCTCTGCTCTCCCTGCGCGAGCCTAAGCCTGTTGCGATTCTCCGTCCCTCCGAACTGAATCAGGCAGCAATTCGACCGAAGATTGAGCTTTGTCATTAATACGACTCGATCAAGGATCCGGTTCGGGTCACATCATTTTCCATTTAGATCGGGCCGACAGACCAAGCCCGAAAAAGAAAGCCCAGGCCAAGGATTTCCATCCGAGCTCGGCCCACCCGACCCGTTTTCAGCTCATTTAGAACACTTTGAAGCGAGACTGTTCAACGGGCCGGAAGATCACGTAAGATCCGATGAACTTGGTTCTTTTGGGTCGACCCATGGCCCAATTCAATCTTTGGTGTGTCAATTTGGACGAGAATTAATTTTCTTCGGCCTTAAGTTGGACGAGGATTAAGATTGATTTCCAAACATAATTTGTCACCTAACGGATTTGAAAAggcgttcatttatttttttaaaaaaatttggagggagaatcataattaaaaattagaactttaaTCAGTTGGtatgacataaaaaaatgaGTATATTCATCTGCACATCGGTCTAAAATTAATCAAAGATTGATTTTTATGGTCGCCATTGCCATAACtcactttgaataaaaatttcTCATTATCATTATCTATTTATTAAACAATTCATGGTATGTCAAAACTACCATCCTTAATCGACTCGAGTATTATAGTgtgggggaaattaccaaatagtcctaaacttattgcacttgtaCTAACttggtcctaaacatttcaattgtaccaattcagtcctaaatattttgacaacttatcaatttaatcctaaacatttcaatcatgccaatttagtcctaaatcttttgaaattttgtcattttagtcctaagcctattatttgagtaatttgtcgaaaggactaaattgatgattcgcgaaaaagtttaggactagttTGATAAATCATTAGAAGACTTAGGatcaaattggcataattgaaaggtttaggactgaattggcaagttatcaaaatgtttaggattgaattgacatagttgaaaggtttagaaccgaattggcacaatcgtaatagatttatgactttttggacaattttcccttgtaGTGTGTGTATATGTGTGTCTTGTGTTGGTCGCATTGACCAAAACTTTAGTATTTATCATTTCCATCGCCAAAGTCAACGCCAGGTTTGGTGAGCCCCCTCTGGTCTAATTGTCTCAAcataagatttaaaaaaaatatatatcaaagTAAAACAAGGATTAGGGTTCCCTTACACCTCCTTGCCAGCGAAGTAATCTTGTCCACAAGTAATATATGTCGGGATTGAGACATGCATGCTGATTTATTAGAAGGATTGCATAATTGCATAATTGAATTCAATCAACTCATACCACATTGCTTGTTGAGCGGACAGTTGATTAGTCATTTCTCATGCCGACGACTTTCCGTCTCCGATAATTTGCACGTGACAAGCAGAAACGACCGAGCATTAACAATCTCCTGCTATAGCTTCACGCGTGTGTACGGAATGTTCGGTTTGAAATATAACCTGTTATGCCTCGGAAGGATGAGACCGTCACCGCAAACCACCCCCCGGGACGACACGGTACCCCCGAACCTGCCGCGCCGCAGGATGGTCAATCTTCGAGTACTCTACGAAGCTTCGTGCTTCAATAATTTCGTGCTTATCAACTCCAAAAGAAGACCCAACCATCCCCAATTAACCCCTGCCTAGGTGAACTTCTCTTAAATTAATCATGTTTATGTGTAATTAGtcaaagtaaaaaggaaaattgagttTAGTCGTTTATAGAGGCATGGGACCATGCAAGCCCCTCCTTGAAGGCACGGGGGGCCACGGCCACCACGGTTGAACAAACGCACAAATTAACAATTATAATTAGTCCATTTCCTTGGGCAATTAACAAGCTTATCTCTTCCTCAACTTGCCCTAAATTAAGCAGGAAATGTTTCGGACAGTCCAACGCCTTGCGCTGTGTCGTGTTAACTAATCTTCTGCTTTCCGCCGGTCAAAACCTCATTTTCTTCGATTACCTGCGAGCCGGATTCATTGGTTACTTGTGACCCGGATCCATTTTTCTAATCAGGATTAGGTTTTCCcccccttttgtttttgtttctttaattaCGTTGTTGTCCTTTCCTGCTACTATTCAAACCATGACTGATTCGAAGCTGGCATTGCTCCGAACGGTTGTGTCCCTAAAGATTTCGAATTGTGAATGA contains:
- the LOC115744013 gene encoding uncharacterized protein LOC115744013 encodes the protein MVEDLFEGLPPPSSNPQEAQAREQEQQGGGARGVLQIPSSSPRKKDSAPSPVPAPPPALKSALKRPKSDEPTNPPGAESGKRLRFKTHTDASEAQVIDAMKKIASHIRNPTKLGKASKLAIQLIQAGSVKPGTRDYFFAILAAAMSSPTACTDQSVRSDYHALFSAAQDAAEHLSDEQKNQLTTWTIQAVVANDLFTDDSFVFSKTAGRIKDIISNLPVATEADDIEEAAALEAEKASTDLPGNQELPPDNRLGANNGEELDPFGLDALIPSKAKKEENPKGKKDAAAKIRKEEEDEHKRFLKSQREASIVCLEIAARRYKTPWCQTVIDILVKHAFDNVSRFTSKQREAITKLWASIREQQTRRKQGKSVSGKLDVNAFEWLQQKYATEKISIRHAVGGSGDRRAQQWLG